Below is a window of Drosophila bipectinata strain 14024-0381.07 chromosome XR, DbipHiC1v2, whole genome shotgun sequence DNA.
cgatgaagaaatcgtttaagatactccgcttgagaatcggatgagaattggggaagatatagccatccctgtgggccctataggggaaaatcccattttcaagggatcccatcaggaaaaatgaacaaaaaattgaacaaatattttgtctcaggattttgatgcagaatggtagcaattcgttgaagaaatcgtttaagatactctgcttaagaatcggatgagaattggggaagatatagccatccctgtgggccctataggggaaaatcccattttcaagggatcccatcaggaaaaatggacaaaaaattgaaaaaatattttgtctcaggattttgatgcagaatggtagcaattcgatgaagaaatcgtttaagatactccgcttgagaatcggatgagaattggggaagatatagccatccctgtgggccctataggggaaaatcccattttcaagggatcccatcaggaaaaatggacaaaaaattgaaaaaatattttgtctcaggattttgatgcagaatggtagcaattcgatgaagaaatcgtttaagatactccgcttgagaatcggatgagaattggggaagatacagccatccctgtgggccctataggggaaaatcccattttcaagggatcccatcaggaaaaatgaacaaaaaattgaaaaaatattttgtctctggattttgatgcagaatggtagcaattcgttgaagaaatcgtttaagatactctgcttgagaatcggatgagaattggggaagatatagccatccctgtgggccctataggggaaaatcccattttcaagggatcccgtcATAGTTCAGCataaaaatagacaaaaatttatagaaataatatcaaatattaaataatagtgttattatgttattattaaatttttattaatatttgtaacattttcaatgattttaaattatttcgtttaaaaaataaaagtcagGACTATAATTTAATGGAAAATTTACAAGAAACCTTTCGAAATATGGGTTTTTAAGCGATATCCTTGGAATCTTTCAAGTAAAACAATACCTTATTTAAAGACAGATAGTATtgcatcattttttttttttttattttaattttaacctTTGACCCTccttcgaaaaaaaaaatatttctagaTACTCTTTAGCAGTCACATTTTTAATTAGAATTAGTTGAATGTTTAAGTGTAACCCGTAACATATAGACCCGTCCTTCAtattggccgatcctttttaTGCGTTTTTGTGTCTTATTCCGTTCACACAATACGAATAGTGTCCTTGTAGTGTTTCGATAATGTCCTCATGTTATTTTATCCGCagtctccattgtcttgatgGTTTAACTCTTTACAACTTGAGGAAGATTGTGTGCTAAAAGAATTTGTAGTTTATTGACTAGATTTGCTTTTTGGTTTCATCTTCCGGGTTGCTTGAtgtggttgctgctgctgtagaTTCCACACTTTCATGCGGATTCACCGGGCCTGGATTGTCCTCCTGCTGGTCCTCGGGGGCGTTCGAGTCGTTGACCTTTTTCGCACCCGGTACGAAAGGACATACACCGCCCTTGCACTCGAACGGGAATTCGGGCGCCTTCTTAATTACATTCCCGTCCGCGTCCTTTTTCTCCCAGGGATTCCAATATCTTAGGAGAATGGGTTGTACAAATTTGTGCCATATGTACAACAAGAGCGGAATGATAAAACACGGTACACAAAccattattcttttttttggtgctTTTTTTGgtgaattttaatatatttttcttttgttaaTTCCGTTGATTGAGCCTAGAATGGTCCGAAATATACTGATCTATATATTGTGAGTTGGGCTGGCCTTTTATACTTTTACCTAGCCCAATGGTCTGATAGTTTTTCCAACGGTgactttgttttcttttgtattaattaatatttttcttggaGCAATTATTGCTGTCAGCTGGCCTACTGAGGTTCCGATAACAGAGCCAACCGTGCGATAGTTGGTCCCACTACTATCGATAGATAACATTAACGGTTAACAgagataatatttttcttacaTTTTCTTAACCCATTAAAAAATCCTTTGATAAAAAAATGccttaacttttttttgaatttaatttttttttattaattatcctttaatttttaacccatCAGTGGGCAACGGTAGGGTAATCCACCCCGACAACAGTATTCCCTGCCAGCCTGCAGATTGGTATTAACCCATTGGTTGTGACAGTTTTTGATAAACAGATAGGCCCGCTCCTTGTGACAATCGTGGCCCAAAGCGGAGCAGACTATATTGGCGGAGTTGGGCAAGTGCTGGACGATCTGGGAATAGGTAAGTGGagaaaagtttattattttatcgATTAATCgataacataaaaaaaacttaacttaaaaaaaacattcaaaaatattcaaatagtTGAGGAGACACATTTTATCATTTAAAAGTTTAAGATATCGATAGTTAATCGATAGTTAATCCATTACTGTAGAGTACTCACCGCTTCTAAGCACTTTGTTTGGCACTGTTTCCGACCAATGGCATTGCATGGAAACATCCTGTCCAGCTCCTGGTGAATCAACGGGGCAGTGGGCAAGCCATTCTGGATCTGCGAGGACAGAAAGACACCGCAGGTGCAGGGAACAGGTTGATTATCCTGCGGCTGGACAGATTCAGGAGTCGGTAGTGGCGAAGGAATCGTATTGATCAAGCTACTCGAAGTGGTGGTGCTCATGGGGATAGTACTGGACGCTTCATTGGAGGACTCTGCCTGCGGCGGTACTCCCACCTCCTCTCCAGAAGATTCTCCTTCGGTCTTTGTGGATCCTGTTTCCGGAGTTGAACTAAAAATTTCCGTTGTACTTCCATTCCTACCAAGCCATTCGGTAGTGCTATCGAGGATAGCTTTGGGTGTGGTTACAATCACAAACTCTACAGGAGCAGCTGCTGGCCAGTTTTCTTCGGTGGTGCTAGTGGTTGTGGTGCTAGTGGAAGTGCTCGTAGACGTGGTGCTGGAGGTAGTGGTTCCTTCCTTGATGGGTTTGCTTTTCAATCGCTTGTCCTTGATGAAGTTGGTCTTGCCGTAAAGTGGTTTCTTGTAGGCGATTTTCGAGGCCTCCAGATGAAGGGCCAAGAGTATTACCACAAATAGGAGAGTGTTTTTAAAGGTAGCTTAGGCggggaaatattttttacaaaaatatatatagagtttaatattttattaaatatttttaaggttatttttttgtgagtttatCCTCAACTGCAACTCACCCATCTTGTGATATCTCTGATAAACTAATTACTTTCGCTCTTTGGCTCAagcattttataaataattttcacttgacttgcagtttttttttaggccttgttaagtttctttttttttttttttaagacccGAAACGACCATCAATGAAGTTCAAGTTGTGAGAACTCGGTCAGGGCTCTTGCCGATCAAGCAAAATATTGCCTCTAGACAAGCTTATTTTGCAATTCATTCATTTTATATTAACTATTTACATTAGGgcggaaattttatttaaagttttatttaaatagttgcttaaaatgcctttgaatatatatttcaattttcagaCCGATACCTTACTTCGTTAAAAAGTTACAGACCCATTTCTCCTTCTTTCTAATATGAGCCTCAGTACATGGCTAGTTTATAACTCATTTTgtcgaaattaaaaaaaattataaaatttgttgtaaaaagatgaatcagaattgactccaacataattggaaaatgcgtaggtttttttttaattcattaaaatGCCTTAAATACCTCGAAATACCTTATGTACCTCATAGGGAAATCTTTAAGCTTCACGGCGTGAGCCCTAGCTCCTAAATTCCTAAATTCATTTTATACACATGGTTTAATGGTGAAAATTTCTTAGAATTCATCCGATCTTAGAATTCCGATTTGATAGAATTGACCCGCCCTAATGTTCATAGTACTCCCAAccttttgatatttttaaatatttttatttgattttatattataattataattattataatccttaagaatatctatttttttttattatttataatagcCTGCAAAATTTTATTGCGAAACTGTTTTCGGTGATGGGGATCCGAAATGGATTCCATTTCATCTTTCACAAGCTCTCCCAGGGCATCGACCCCGGGGGAGTATTTTCCGCGCTTTGAACGCTCCTCCTTAGGGACAGGAGGAACGGGATGCTCCGAAACCAAAATTACATCCTCATCAGAATCAGAGTTCTACAATTAGTTAGGtttttgtacaaaaaaaaaaataatagagaaATAGAAACACTAACCGGATTGTTTTCCTTGACATCAGTTCTCTCCTCCGACTTAAATCTTTTGGCACTGCCGCCCGGTTGTTGATCATCCTCTTTCGATTCCATTTTCGTGTCTGAGAAGTAACGTTTCAGATATGACATATCGTCATACCAATAAGGAAGATGCGATTTCACGTCCATATATGTATTCAATATTTCCAATCTCTGTTTCCAATCATCAAATTCCTGGCTCAGCTTGTTGTATTTGATCATGATGTCCGTCACAGTAAGCTGGGGGCACATCGGCAACAGTTTCTTTAGGATCCTTTGGAATGATTGACAGCGATTGACTCTAAGATTGTAGATGATAGCTCGGGGATTGATGTTCTCTTTTAGCAATTGCAGCATTTTTTTCACCAAATTCTCAGTCCATTCAATATTctgataattaaaaataacacaTATAGACAAAATatgcaagaaaaaaataaataaaataaaaaattacccCAATAGAGGACGACATccttattttttcgttttcttgCTTCCGTACAGTCgagagaaaattattttttgacgTTTGAATTTTGTTGACAAGTTTCGCAAAGGTTACTGAGTGAACGTTTAaccgatatatcgatataccTATCGGCGATTAACATTTTGTTTGAAATTTGAACAAAAACTTACAATAGCAAGCCATTATTTCatgttcaatatttttttttttttttaaacgaaaTCATGTTTGGATATtcgtataaaaattaaattaaatttttgtgtttaaatgaaaattaaatgttGAATTAACAGCGCTCTGGTATAACAGTGCGCCCAACAGCACCGTGGCGGTGCTGTGCCGGTTGGCATGGTGAGTTCGAACGAACGCCAGTGCGTGTGGTGGATAAGTCAAATGCCGGAgcaaaacacaaacaacaagttgtataaatgtgaaaatacATTAAAAGTTTCTCTGAAATTGAACGCTGATAATTACGCCTGATAAACTCCCCGATGGCCGATAAGCGTCGGCTAAGAACATCATAAACCCACCCGGCAATTAAATACCAACCGATAAGATCGAGGCCCAAAATCGGTTGGAGGAACCTAACACTGCACCACTTTCGTGGCGACTTCTCATCTTTGGCGGAACAGAAGACCAGAACAAAAATAAAGGATTAATAATGCCGGAATTTGTATCAGCACGCGGCTTCAGTGAGATGGAGAAACTCCTGAAACAGTACGAGAATCAAAGGGAtcccatatatatatacctattTGGAGAAAAGGACAAGCAAGGGCGCTCCTGGTGTCCCGATTGTGTGGAAGGTGAGTTTGTGCTCCTCCAGAGTCCCGTTACAGAGGGGCACAGTGGGTGTGTAAACTAAATTTTTCcacacaaaatatataattattatttatgattttttatttaaaatattttattaaaaaaatcataaacaatttataaattataaaaataatccaatgaattatttttttagccGAAGAGACCATACAGACTGCCTTCCGTACCAATGCCCCGGAAGAATCCCTGATCCTGGTCGTGGATGTGGGCAATCGGGAGTCGTGGATGAATGTCAAGGATAACAATTTCCGGAAACCACCGTACAAAGTCGATGGCATTCCAGCCTTATTACACTGGAAGGGCGTCGAACGCCTCGATGGCGATCAGTTAACCAAAAAGACGCTCCTAGAGCTATTCTTCGAGGAGACAGATCCGAAAAATAACTGAAATTACACTCGAAATAAATTCCGGCTTGAGTGAAACTCAAAATCCAGCTTTTGCCACAGGGGGGAAGCAactaatttacaaaaaaaaaaaaggattcaaAAGAATCTTTAAGTATgtaatttttgttgatttatttattttatttttttggtagttTTAGTTAAGAAAATGGATGTTTTAagcaattttaatattaagtttttaattgcttaaaaTCTTTCACAAAATtatactttaaaaaattatattcctttttcaaaaagttggaatatatttattgaagttttttaagtatttattaattttatggattttatttatgtttttttcacattttttatggtttgttataattatttattagcttttgatttcctttttgtttttatttttttatttcattaaattaaatttatttttttttaaatttcaatatatttgaaagaacttttaaaagaaatcaTTGCTgtgaatatattttaaaaaatcaaacaaaagaATTATgagaaaatttcttaaaaaaatagaaaagacaATATTTCCTACCTATTTATGGAATTAACATAAAtgtaagaatatttttaaaacttaatgaAACAGACAATAATAATTGAAActgaaattgaattgaaatatCAATTGATAATTGATATTTCTTGTATTGAAActtatttgaaatattatatttttgaaaaaaagacgATTTTAAtgttgaaaattaataaaaattaaacaataaaaataaaaaggaaatacTAAGGCTATTTAGatatttaacaaatatttaaagactTAAGCTTGGAAAACTTAAATACCTTGAGCCTAAATTTAAAACTCGCTCCCAAAATCGACACtctctttttttgaaaatgagTGAAATTCACACAAAAACCACTCTCGAAAATGCCGGTTCAAACTTTGAGTTTTCACTCAAGGGGCTTTCCTTTATTCCTGCGCTCCACTCAACGGGGGTAGGGGTTATTATGGGGTGGAGGGTGGTGTTCTTTGAGCGCCGGAGCCGAGGGGCTTCGGCCGGCATCGGGCGTTCCGGCATCATCGGCATTTTGGCCGATTTACCGTTTTGGTTTTTCGTATTCGATTATTTGCACGCATGTCGTCGAGCAGGACTAACGGTAAACGGCAAAGCTAGCGGGACTTACGGGAGTTCGCACGGTCTAACGGTAAACATACGCGGCCATCGCC
It encodes the following:
- the LOC138927765 gene encoding uncharacterized protein, translated to MSSSIGNIEWTENLVKKMLQLLKENINPRAIIYNLRVNRCQSFQRILKKLLPMCPQLTVTDIMIKYNKLSQEFDDWKQRLEILNTYMDVKSHLPYWYDDMSYLKRYFSDTKMESKEDDQQPGGSAKRFKSEERTDVKENNPNSDSDEDVILVSEHPVPPVPKEERSKRGKYSPGVDALGELVKDEMESISDPHHRKQFRNKILQAIINNKKK
- the LOC108126952 gene encoding UPF0729 protein GD16342, producing MVCVPCFIIPLLLYIWHKFVQPILLRYWNPWEKKDADGNVIKKAPEFPFECKGGVCPFVPGAKKVNDSNAPEDQQEDNPGPVNPHESVESTAAATTSSNPEDETKKQI
- the LOC108126959 gene encoding thioredoxin domain-containing protein 17, whose translation is MPEFVSARGFSEMEKLLKQYENQRDPIYIYLFGEKDKQGRSWCPDCVEAEETIQTAFRTNAPEESLILVVDVGNRESWMNVKDNNFRKPPYKVDGIPALLHWKGVERLDGDQLTKKTLLELFFEETDPKNN
- the Fcp3C gene encoding follicle cell protein 3C-1, translating into MATFKNTLLFVVILLALHLEASKIAYKKPLYGKTNFIKDKRLKSKPIKEGTTTSSTTSTSTSTSTTTTSTTEENWPAAAPVEFVIVTTPKAILDSTTEWLGRNGSTTEIFSSTPETGSTKTEGESSGEEVGVPPQAESSNEASSTIPMSTTTSSSLINTIPSPLPTPESVQPQDNQPVPCTCGVFLSSQIQNGLPTAPLIHQELDRMFPCNAIGRKQCQTKCLEAIVQHLPNSANIVCSALGHDCHKERAYLFIKNCHNQWVNTNLQAGREYCCRGGLPYRCPLMG